The stretch of DNA AACTGGGTTGGCACAACGGTTTCCCGCGCGAGGAAAAATGACGTGTCCATCAATTCGAACGTCATGTTATGCGTGCGCCCGACTTCCAGCAAAACGGCTTTAACGTCCGGTGTTTCATTGAAGCCGTAAAGCGCTTTCACCAGATACAGCCCGCCACTCACATCCTTCACAGTGACGCGCTCCGCGTCATTCACATAAGGAATATCGCGTGTGACAAAGGTCAGGAAAATGGTGCGCTCATGTAACACCTTGTTGTGCTTCAGGTTGTGCAGCAGGCTAACCGGCACCAGCGTATCGCTTCCCGTCAGATAGATCGCCGTGCCGGATACCCGGTGCGGTGGATGCGCCAGCAAACCTTGCAGGAATGGCATCAGCGGAATCCCATCCGCCGCGGTGCGCTCCTTGACAATCAGGCGGCCTTTGAACCACGTCATCAGCAGGAAAAACAGCAACGCGCCAATACCCAGCGGCAGCCACCCGCCCTCGGCCACCTTCAGCAGATTGGCCCCAAAGAAACCCAGATCAATCGTAATCAGCACACCGGTAATCAGCGCGACGAGCAACTTGTTCCACTTCCAGACCTTCAGCATCACGACGCATACCAGTATGGTGGTGATGACCATCGTCGCGGTTACCGCAAGACCATAGGCCGCAGCAAGGTTATCCGAGCTTTTGAACGCGACCACGATACACAGGATGATAAAAAGCAGCATCCAGTTCACGACGGGCACGTAGATTTGTCCAATCGCAAGCTCAGACGTGTGCAGGACTTTCATGCGAGGCACGTAGCCCAGTTGAATCGCCTGGCTAGTCAGCGAGTAAGCCCCCGAGATGACGGCCTGCGACGCGATGACGGTCGCCACCGTAGCCAGCACAACCAGCGGTAGCAGCGCCCAGTCAGGCGCCAGCAAAAAGAACGGGTTGGCAATGGCCTGGGGGTCATGCATCAGCAACGCGCCCTGACCAAAGTAGTTCAGCACGAGCGATGGCATCACCAGGGCGTACCACGCAAAACGAATCGGCTTCGCGCCGAAGTGCCCCATATCGGCATATAGCGCCTCGGCACCCGTCAGCACCAGCACCACCGAGCCCAGTACCACATAGGCTTGCAATACGTGCGCGGACATAAACGAAATGGCGTAATACGGGTTCAGCGCCGCGATGATGCCAGGCGACTGCACGATGTGCGAAATGCCCAGCACCGCGAGCGTCAAAAACCATATCACCATGATGGGCCCGAACAGACGCCCAACCAGGGCCGTGCCGTGACGCTGGATCCAGAACAGCATCACGAGAATCACCATGGTGAGCGGCAACACCAGATGCGCCATGCTGGGCATGGCCAGCTTCAGGCCTTCGACTGCGGAGAGTACGGAAATGGCGGGCGTGATGACGGCATCACCATAAAACATGCATGCGCCGAAAATGCCCAGCATCATCAGCAAGCTGGCGATACGGCTTTTCTGATCGAATGAACGCAGCGACAACGCCATCAAGGCCAGCACGCCGCCTTCGCCGTTATTGTCGGCCCGCATCACGAGCAATACGTATTTGATGCCCACGACGATCATGATCGCCCAGAACAGCAGCGAGATCACACCCAGGATCGAGGCATCGGTTAATGGAATGCCATGCGATGGGCTAAAAGCTTCCTTGAGTGAATAGAGCGGGCTGGTACCAATGTCGCCGAAAACTACGCCGATTGCAGCAATGGCCATGGAAGGCAAAGGCTGCCTGCGCACGTGATGGGTATCTGTCATAAACGCGGGAAATCCCGTCCTGAGCGGAAAAAACGAACGCTATTCTAAACGGGCCACACCAGTGTGTTATTTGGCCTGTTGCGGATGTGCCACTTGAAAAGCTCGCGCAGTGTAGCACTGGGCATACCCCTTCGAGGCCGCCCAATATCGCGCTTGTCCGCGCGCTTGTCCGTATTGCTCGCTAACGGCCCAGCGCACAAAGAAAAACGGAGCCCGTTTTGAACTCCGTTTTCACATCCGCTACAGCGAGGCCTGCCTTATCTCAGGCTTTCAGGCGCCGGGGGGCGCTGCCTGAGTCCGCTGCCTGAGCCCGCTGCCTGAGCCCGCTGCCTGAGCCGTGCCGCGCTTGATCCACGCGCCGAGATTATGCGGCCGCACCGTGTCCCACTCTTCAAATGGCTGGTGGATCCATGGGTTGGTCGGCAAAGACTGCACGTAATAATCAGGCTTCACGCTCGAACACCCCTTGTACCAGAGCACCGCCGAACGCACAGCCGTAACAGCGGGATAACGGTCCTTCAGATGCTGCTGCACGCGTGCGAGCGTCACGCCTGAATCGACCAGATCATCTACGAGCAGCACGTTGCCCGATAGCTCACCTCGCGTCATCGTGATGTACTGCCCGATATCGAGTTCACCCTGCTCCGTGCCCGCCGCCTCGCGGTATGAACTCGTAGCGAGGATCGCCAGCGGCAGGTCGTAGATGCGTGACAGTTGATCGCCAACACGCAGGCCACCGCGCGCGAGACACAAAATTTTGTCGAACTTCCAGCCTGAATCATGGACAGCGAGCGCCAACAGTTCGATCAAGCGGTGATACTCGTCCCAGCCGACCCATAGATTGCGCTCATCATTGCGCGGGTCTTTCATGGTGATCATGGGGATGCCCTGCGTCATGGTTCAAACCTTGAACGGATGGCGCAGCAAAATGGTTTCATCCCGGTCGGGCCCTGTCGAGACCATATCCACCGGCACACCCGCCACTTCCTGCACACGCGTCAGATACGCACGGGCATTAGCAGGCAAGCGCTCCCACTCACGGATACCCACCGTGCTTTCTTGCCAACCGGGAAACGTTTCATAAACTGGGACGCAGCGCGCAACTTCGGCTGCACCGCGCGGCAGAAGATCAACGCTCTTGCCGTCCATCAGATAGCCCACGCATAGCTTGACTTCGTCCAGTCCATCCAGCACGTCGAGCTTGGTCATGCACAGACCCGATACACCATTGATCTGGATCGAACGGCGCAATGCTGCCGCATCAAGCCAGCCCGTGCGGCGCGGACGGCCAGTAACCGAGCCAAATTCCTTGCCAACCGTAGCGAGATTCAGACCGACCGGGTCTTGGCGTTGTGCATTGTCCGCGTCGTACAGTTCGCTAGGAAAAGGCCCCGCGCCGACCCGCGTGCAATAGGCTTTCGTGATGCCGAGAATATAGTTCAGCTTTTGCGGACCGACGCCCGCGCCTGCCGCGGCCGCACCCGCCACGCAGTTGCTTGAAGTGACAAACGGATACGTGCCGTGGTCGACATCGAGCAACGTGCCCTGCGCGCCCTCGAACAGCAAATGGCGGCCAGCATGGTTTTCTTCGTAGAGACGGCGCGAGACATCCGTGACCATCGGCTTCAGGCGGTCTGCATAGCTCAGCATCATGTCGAGCGTTTGCTGAAAATCGACCGCGGGTGCGCCCAGATATTGAGTCAGGACAAAATTATGGAAATCGAGCGTTTCGCGCAGGCGTTCAGCGAAGACTTTCACTTCGAACAAATCCTGCACCCGCAAGCCGCGACGGGCGACTTTGTCTTCGTAAGCCGGGCCGATGCCACGTCCAGTCGTACCGATCTTGTCCACGCCACGACGCGCTTCGCGCGCCTGGTCGATGGCGATATGGTAGGGAAGAATCAGGGTGGTGGCTTCGGAAATGAAGAGGCGCTTCTGAACGTCAATGCCTGCGGCTTCGAGTTCGCCGATTTCCTTGAACAGGGCTTCGGGGGACAACACCACGCCATTGCCGATATAGCATGCGACGCCGGGATGCATGATGCCCGATGGGATCAAACGCAAAATGGTTTTTTTGCCGCCGATGATCAGCGTGTGGCCCGCATTGTGACCGCCCTGAAAACGGACGACGCCCTGGGCGTGGTCCGTCAGCCAGTCGACAATCTTGCCTTTACCCTCATCACCCCATTGAGTACCCACGACGACGACATTGCGTCCGGAGTTCACATTCACTGCGCTAGCAGACATGTTGTTTTGTAAGCTGGTTAAAAACGTATTCTACCCATGTTCGCGGCGGGCCCTGAATTTTTCAGCGATCTCCGAACGGCAGGAGCCCAAGCCCCCAAACTCCCAAGTTCATATCGCGCCAGGCCATCCGCATGCCCTTGTAGCCGCCTTGCAACCTGCCCGGGCCCCTGTCTTGTATCAGGTACGCGGCACAACCGTCCAGACGCCATTGCGCTCGACCAGTTCGCGGTCGCAGGCAAATTCGTCAAGCATGTGCTCATGGCCCGGCAAAGCCTGGATCACCACTTCACCCACCTCACGCAAGGCAGCCACGCGCGCGCACAACGCGTCATTGAGTTGCCACGGCGCCAAAATGGCACTGCTGCGCGCCTCGACAGGCGAAATACGAGCCACTTCGCGCAGATCGAGTGAGAAGCCTGTCGCTGCCCGTGCGCGGCCATACACCTGGCCTACGTGGTCGTAGCGGCCGCCCCGTGCAACCGCGTTCGGAACGTCGTCTACATAAGCCGAAAACATCACACCGCTGTGATAGGCATAGCCACGCAGATCCGCCAGATCGATCATCACCTCCGCGCCGCGAACCTGACCCGCGAGGAATGCCAGATCATCCAGCGCACGTGCAATCTCGGGCTTCTGGGGCAAGCGCGCTCGTGCCTCGGCCAACACGGTGATGTCGCCATAAAGTGCTGGAAGCGCACGCAACGCATCCCGTGTGACTGGAGAAAAATGAGCGCTCAGTTCTGTCAGCCGTGGCACGTCCTTGCTCGCCAGAACGTCGTATAGCACTTCACCCAGCGCTGCCGCGGCAGGCTCTGCCTCGATCAGCGCAGCCAGCACACCCGCGTGACACAGATCAAGACGCACGCGCGTCAGCCCGGTCAAGCGCAGGGCATCGAGCATGAGTTGCTGAATCTCCAGATCCGCCTCAAGCCCTGCATAACCATAGATTTCGGCACCGATCTGGATTTGCTCGCGGGTGGCGTGCAGGCCACGCGGACGCGTATGCAGCACATTGCCCGCATAGCACAGCCGCGTCACCCCCTGACGATTGAGCAAATGCGCATCGATCCGTGCAACCTGGGGTGTCATGTCCGCCCGCAAGCCCAGCGTGCGGCCAGACAACTGGTCCACCAGCTTGAAGGTACGCAGGTCCAGATCCCCACCGCCCCCACTTAACAGGGACTCGAGATACTCGAGCAACGGCGGCATGACCATTTCATAGCCATACACACGAAAGCGATCCAGCAAGCGACGCCGCAACTCTTCGATCTTGCGGGCTTCTGACGGCAATACATCGGCAATATTTTCGGGAAGTAACCAGATCGACATCAATATCGTCCTGCGACGTTAAGCGCGGCGCCATCGCGCCAATAATGGAAGAAAGGTGCCCCGTGCGGAGGGCTTGTCTGCAATGCCCGCTGGCCTTGGGCTACG from Paraburkholderia hayleyella encodes:
- a CDS encoding adenylosuccinate synthase; amino-acid sequence: MSASAVNVNSGRNVVVVGTQWGDEGKGKIVDWLTDHAQGVVRFQGGHNAGHTLIIGGKKTILRLIPSGIMHPGVACYIGNGVVLSPEALFKEIGELEAAGIDVQKRLFISEATTLILPYHIAIDQAREARRGVDKIGTTGRGIGPAYEDKVARRGLRVQDLFEVKVFAERLRETLDFHNFVLTQYLGAPAVDFQQTLDMMLSYADRLKPMVTDVSRRLYEENHAGRHLLFEGAQGTLLDVDHGTYPFVTSSNCVAGAAAAGAGVGPQKLNYILGITKAYCTRVGAGPFPSELYDADNAQRQDPVGLNLATVGKEFGSVTGRPRRTGWLDAAALRRSIQINGVSGLCMTKLDVLDGLDEVKLCVGYLMDGKSVDLLPRGAAEVARCVPVYETFPGWQESTVGIREWERLPANARAYLTRVQEVAGVPVDMVSTGPDRDETILLRHPFKV
- a CDS encoding potassium transporter Kup, translating into MTDTHHVRRQPLPSMAIAAIGVVFGDIGTSPLYSLKEAFSPSHGIPLTDASILGVISLLFWAIMIVVGIKYVLLVMRADNNGEGGVLALMALSLRSFDQKSRIASLLMMLGIFGACMFYGDAVITPAISVLSAVEGLKLAMPSMAHLVLPLTMVILVMLFWIQRHGTALVGRLFGPIMVIWFLTLAVLGISHIVQSPGIIAALNPYYAISFMSAHVLQAYVVLGSVVLVLTGAEALYADMGHFGAKPIRFAWYALVMPSLVLNYFGQGALLMHDPQAIANPFFLLAPDWALLPLVVLATVATVIASQAVISGAYSLTSQAIQLGYVPRMKVLHTSELAIGQIYVPVVNWMLLFIILCIVVAFKSSDNLAAAYGLAVTATMVITTILVCVVMLKVWKWNKLLVALITGVLITIDLGFFGANLLKVAEGGWLPLGIGALLFFLLMTWFKGRLIVKERTAADGIPLMPFLQGLLAHPPHRVSGTAIYLTGSDTLVPVSLLHNLKHNKVLHERTIFLTFVTRDIPYVNDAERVTVKDVSGGLYLVKALYGFNETPDVKAVLLEVGRTHNMTFELMDTSFFLARETVVPTQLPGMSVWRERVFAWMHQNAAKPTDFFSIPANRVVELGTKIEI
- a CDS encoding phosphoribosyltransferase — protein: MTQGIPMITMKDPRNDERNLWVGWDEYHRLIELLALAVHDSGWKFDKILCLARGGLRVGDQLSRIYDLPLAILATSSYREAAGTEQGELDIGQYITMTRGELSGNVLLVDDLVDSGVTLARVQQHLKDRYPAVTAVRSAVLWYKGCSSVKPDYYVQSLPTNPWIHQPFEEWDTVRPHNLGAWIKRGTAQAAGSGSGLRQRTQAAPPGA
- a CDS encoding ATP phosphoribosyltransferase regulatory subunit encodes the protein MSIWLLPENIADVLPSEARKIEELRRRLLDRFRVYGYEMVMPPLLEYLESLLSGGGGDLDLRTFKLVDQLSGRTLGLRADMTPQVARIDAHLLNRQGVTRLCYAGNVLHTRPRGLHATREQIQIGAEIYGYAGLEADLEIQQLMLDALRLTGLTRVRLDLCHAGVLAALIEAEPAAAALGEVLYDVLASKDVPRLTELSAHFSPVTRDALRALPALYGDITVLAEARARLPQKPEIARALDDLAFLAGQVRGAEVMIDLADLRGYAYHSGVMFSAYVDDVPNAVARGGRYDHVGQVYGRARAATGFSLDLREVARISPVEARSSAILAPWQLNDALCARVAALREVGEVVIQALPGHEHMLDEFACDRELVERNGVWTVVPRT